In a genomic window of Pontibacter liquoris:
- a CDS encoding peptidase-C39 like family protein: protein MIPIKIHTQPDDSTCGPTSLHAVYRYFKDPISLGEVIKEVPYLDEGGTLEVLLACHALQRGYQAIIYTYNLHIFDPTWIGLGNEEVILKLEEQMEIKKGKKFQRATRAYIDFLRLGGQIKCRDLTKALLREYFEQDIPLLTGLSATYLYQSARETADAAGNSIYDDVAGFPMGHFVVLCGFGEDQKKIVVADPYGENPYFNTNYYEVSASHLINSIMLGMATFDANLLAIKPLSKEPVQS, encoded by the coding sequence GTGATTCCGATAAAGATCCACACTCAACCCGACGACTCCACCTGCGGCCCGACAAGCCTGCATGCTGTTTACCGCTATTTCAAAGATCCTATTTCTTTGGGGGAGGTCATCAAAGAAGTTCCTTACCTGGATGAAGGCGGAACGCTGGAGGTTTTACTTGCCTGCCACGCCCTGCAACGCGGCTACCAGGCTATTATTTATACTTATAACCTCCATATTTTCGACCCGACCTGGATCGGACTGGGAAACGAAGAGGTAATCCTGAAACTGGAGGAGCAGATGGAAATCAAGAAAGGCAAGAAATTTCAGCGGGCCACCCGCGCGTACATTGACTTTCTGCGACTTGGTGGACAAATCAAATGCCGGGACCTTACAAAAGCCCTGCTCCGCGAGTATTTTGAACAGGATATTCCACTCCTCACGGGCTTAAGCGCCACTTACCTGTACCAGAGTGCCCGCGAAACAGCTGATGCGGCGGGTAATTCTATTTACGATGATGTAGCGGGTTTTCCGATGGGGCATTTTGTGGTGCTGTGCGGCTTTGGCGAAGACCAGAAGAAAATTGTAGTGGCCGATCCTTACGGCGAAAACCCCTATTTCAACACCAATTATTATGAAGTGAGCGCCTCCCACCTGATCAATTCCATTATGTTGGGAATGGCCACTTTCGATGCAAACCTACTGGCAATTAAGCCCCTATCCAAAGAACCTGTGCAAAGCTAG
- the argB gene encoding acetylglutamate kinase: protein MQELIIVKVGGNILDDAARLERFLHDFAGLPGAKLLVHGGGKIASSLGQRLGIVPQLVEGRRITDAATLELVTMVYGGLINKQVVAQLQAAGCNALGLTGADANVILAQKRPVGQIDYGFAGDIAGRESINTSVLEGLLQLGLTPVFAPLTHNGQGSLLNTNADTIASVLATALATCYNVRLVYCFEKPGVLQDAADDTSVLAQISSREYAQLKADGIVSAGMIPKLDNAFAALAQGVSEVLIGQAEALTSIHTGNYTGTRLHYAAE from the coding sequence ATGCAGGAGCTTATAATCGTAAAAGTAGGTGGAAACATTCTCGATGATGCAGCACGGCTGGAACGCTTCCTACATGATTTTGCCGGTTTGCCGGGAGCAAAGCTGCTGGTGCATGGCGGCGGTAAAATAGCTTCTTCGCTGGGGCAGCGCCTGGGCATCGTGCCGCAGCTAGTTGAGGGGCGCCGCATCACCGATGCCGCCACCCTCGAGCTGGTCACAATGGTGTACGGCGGGCTGATCAACAAGCAGGTAGTGGCGCAGCTGCAGGCGGCCGGTTGCAATGCGCTGGGTTTAACAGGAGCCGATGCGAACGTGATCCTAGCGCAGAAACGCCCCGTAGGACAGATCGACTATGGCTTTGCCGGCGATATTGCTGGCAGGGAAAGTATAAATACGTCAGTTTTGGAGGGCTTGCTGCAGCTGGGCCTGACGCCGGTATTTGCCCCACTCACGCACAATGGCCAGGGCAGCCTGCTCAATACAAATGCCGATACCATAGCTTCGGTGCTGGCAACCGCCCTGGCTACCTGCTATAATGTGCGCCTGGTGTATTGCTTTGAAAAACCCGGCGTGCTACAGGATGCGGCAGATGACACCTCAGTGCTGGCGCAGATCAGTAGCCGGGAATATGCGCAGCTAAAAGCCGATGGTATCGTGTCGGCGGGGATGATCCCCAAACTCGACAACGCCTTTGCAGCCCTGGCGCAGGGCGTAAGTGAAGTGCTGATCGGCCAGGCCGAAGCGCTCACAAGTATACATACAGGAAATTACACCGGCACCAGGCTACATTATGCAGCAGAATAA
- a CDS encoding MCP four helix bundle domain-containing protein, with product MSWNYTVSQRNKISLGLGFVFILIILANWFVQYSMARIGGQFASVYHDRLVPALDISALLEKHYENRQQLEGLLQTPSLQDRQALQAGIISLATTQDSLLARFEITYLTEKESANLRKYKMARQQWLGIQQQLLVYSNRDQLQAAASLYQHQGETAFTRMLPPLHALLSLQEEVGQELYRSAGQQVQALKVLSYLVIALAIILALLVGTLLQTSRKLRQSKPQQYRWN from the coding sequence ATGAGTTGGAATTACACCGTTTCGCAGCGGAATAAAATAAGCCTGGGGCTTGGCTTTGTATTTATCCTGATCATACTTGCCAACTGGTTTGTGCAGTACAGTATGGCCCGGATCGGTGGGCAGTTTGCATCCGTCTACCACGACAGGCTGGTGCCGGCGCTGGATATTTCGGCATTGCTCGAAAAGCACTATGAAAACCGGCAGCAGCTGGAGGGCCTGCTTCAAACGCCGTCGTTACAGGATAGGCAAGCGTTGCAGGCAGGTATAATCAGCCTGGCCACAACCCAGGATTCGCTGCTTGCCCGGTTTGAAATCACGTATTTAACAGAAAAGGAAAGCGCCAATCTGCGCAAGTATAAAATGGCCCGCCAGCAGTGGCTGGGCATACAGCAGCAACTGCTGGTATATAGTAACAGAGACCAGCTGCAAGCCGCAGCCAGCCTTTACCAACACCAGGGGGAAACAGCTTTTACGCGAATGCTGCCACCTCTGCATGCTCTCCTATCGCTACAGGAAGAAGTTGGCCAGGAACTCTACCGGTCCGCCGGGCAACAGGTGCAAGCCCTGAAAGTTCTGTCTTACCTGGTCATTGCCCTGGCTATTATACTTGCTTTGCTGGTGGGCACTTTATTGCAGACCTCCCGTAAGCTCCGCCAAAGCAAACCTCAGCAGTACCGCTGGAACTAA
- the argH gene encoding argininosuccinate lyase: MKLWQKNTGVAKEIERFTIGKDPELDTELAAFDVLGSLAHTRMLQSINLLSAAELEVLQHELKAIYKSIEAGDFAIEPGVEDIHSQVELELTRRVGEAGKKIHSGRSRNDQVLLDLKLYFRYQLQQTVEQVAGFFEVLQQLSEQHKAVLLPGYTHLQVAMPSSFGLWFGAYAESLVDDVQLLLAAYKIVDKNPLGSAAGYGSSFPLNRQMTTDLLGFESMNYNVVYAQMGRGKSEKVVSIGLASVAATLAKMAMDLCLYMSQNFSFIALPDTLTTGSSIMPHKKNPDVFELVRGKCNKLQALPTEISMLLINLPSGYHRELQVLKEALFPAFKELRDCLDIMAYMLPQLQVKENILADEKYKYLFSVDAVNANVLEGMPFRDAYKAVGESIEKGSFTAPAAVTHTHEGSIGNLCNAQIADQMAALLQQFNFGRVADAYAKLLA; the protein is encoded by the coding sequence ATGAAACTTTGGCAGAAAAATACAGGCGTTGCAAAAGAAATAGAGCGGTTTACGATAGGCAAGGATCCTGAACTGGACACCGAACTGGCTGCCTTTGACGTGCTGGGCTCGCTGGCGCATACGCGCATGCTGCAAAGTATAAACCTGCTTTCGGCAGCGGAACTGGAGGTGTTACAGCACGAATTAAAAGCGATCTATAAAAGCATAGAAGCCGGAGACTTTGCCATCGAACCGGGCGTGGAAGACATTCACTCGCAGGTGGAGCTGGAGCTGACACGACGGGTAGGAGAGGCGGGCAAAAAGATCCACAGCGGTCGCTCGCGCAACGACCAGGTGCTGCTGGATTTAAAGTTATACTTCCGCTATCAGCTGCAACAAACTGTAGAGCAGGTAGCAGGATTCTTTGAAGTGCTCCAGCAACTAAGCGAGCAACACAAAGCGGTGCTACTGCCCGGCTACACACACCTGCAGGTGGCCATGCCATCTTCGTTCGGATTATGGTTTGGCGCTTACGCCGAGAGCCTGGTTGATGATGTGCAGCTGCTATTGGCTGCTTATAAGATCGTAGACAAAAACCCACTGGGCTCCGCGGCCGGCTATGGCTCGTCTTTCCCCCTGAACCGGCAAATGACCACCGATCTGCTGGGTTTTGAAAGTATGAACTATAACGTGGTGTATGCGCAAATGGGCCGCGGCAAATCAGAAAAAGTGGTGAGCATCGGGCTGGCTTCGGTGGCAGCCACCCTGGCCAAAATGGCCATGGACCTGTGCCTGTACATGAGCCAGAACTTTAGCTTTATCGCTTTGCCCGATACGCTGACAACCGGCTCCAGTATTATGCCGCACAAAAAGAACCCGGACGTATTCGAGCTGGTGCGCGGCAAGTGCAACAAACTGCAGGCCCTGCCCACCGAAATCAGTATGTTGCTCATCAACCTGCCATCCGGTTACCACCGGGAACTGCAGGTACTCAAAGAAGCGCTTTTCCCTGCTTTCAAAGAGCTCCGCGATTGTCTCGACATCATGGCCTACATGTTACCGCAGCTGCAGGTAAAAGAAAATATCCTGGCAGATGAGAAGTATAAGTATCTCTTTAGCGTGGACGCTGTAAACGCCAATGTGTTAGAAGGAATGCCGTTCCGGGATGCCTATAAGGCTGTAGGGGAGAGCATCGAAAAGGGGAGCTTTACTGCGCCGGCTGCTGTGACCCACACCCATGAAGGCAGCATCGGCAATTTATGCAATGCGCAGATAGCAGATCAGATGGCCGCTTTGCTGCAGCAATTCAACTTCGGGCGGGTGGCCGATGCTTATGCAAAACTGCTGGCTTAG
- a CDS encoding M20 family metallo-hydrolase, whose translation MQQNKDTTTRYQEALALLQQLIAIPSFSREEQGTGDALVAFLQQQGVQTHRKENNVWAFNQYYDPKLPTLLLNSHHDTVKPNTGYTRNPFEASIEDGKINGLGSNDAGGCLVALVAAFLYFYPKQHLTYNLVLAATAEEEISGRNGVELILPELGPLEAAIVGEPTEMHLAVAEKGLLVLDCEAHGKAGHAAREEGINALYEALEDITWFKNYRFPKVSNHLGPIKMSVTMVQAGTQHNVVPDTCRFTVDVRLTDAYTMEEVLDVIGQHVKATVTPRSMRLKPSSIPREHPLVQAGLKLGRNTYGSPTTSDKALLPVPSIKMGPGFSGRSHMADEFLYLHELREGIELYIKLLEQVVV comes from the coding sequence ATGCAGCAGAATAAGGATACAACCACCCGTTACCAGGAGGCGCTGGCGCTGCTGCAACAGCTCATTGCCATTCCTTCCTTCAGCCGCGAAGAGCAGGGCACAGGAGATGCTTTAGTGGCCTTCTTGCAGCAGCAGGGCGTGCAAACGCACCGGAAAGAGAACAATGTCTGGGCATTTAACCAGTACTATGACCCGAAGCTGCCGACACTATTACTTAACTCGCACCACGATACAGTAAAGCCCAATACCGGCTATACCCGCAATCCATTTGAAGCAAGTATAGAAGACGGTAAAATTAACGGATTGGGTAGCAACGATGCCGGCGGCTGCCTGGTAGCGTTGGTGGCTGCTTTCTTATACTTCTATCCGAAACAGCACCTGACTTATAACCTGGTGCTGGCCGCCACAGCCGAGGAAGAGATTTCGGGGCGTAATGGCGTGGAGCTTATTTTACCGGAGCTTGGCCCTTTGGAAGCAGCTATTGTAGGCGAACCAACTGAAATGCACTTGGCGGTAGCAGAAAAAGGGCTGCTCGTGCTCGACTGTGAAGCCCACGGCAAAGCCGGCCATGCAGCCCGCGAGGAAGGTATAAACGCCCTCTATGAAGCGTTGGAAGATATTACCTGGTTTAAGAACTACCGTTTTCCTAAAGTATCAAACCATCTGGGGCCAATTAAAATGAGCGTGACGATGGTGCAGGCCGGCACGCAGCACAACGTCGTGCCCGATACCTGCCGCTTTACAGTGGACGTGCGGCTGACGGATGCTTATACAATGGAAGAAGTGCTGGACGTGATCGGGCAGCATGTGAAAGCGACCGTCACGCCGCGCTCGATGCGCCTGAAACCTTCAAGCATCCCTCGAGAGCACCCGCTGGTGCAGGCCGGGTTGAAGCTGGGCCGAAATACCTATGGCTCGCCCACTACTTCCGATAAGGCACTGCTGCCGGTTCCATCCATAAAGATGGGCCCGGGTTTTTCCGGCCGCTCACACATGGCCGATGAATTCCTGTACCTCCACGAGCTGCGGGAAGGCATCGAACTTTACATCAAACTACTGGAACAAGTGGTTGTTTGA
- a CDS encoding acetylornithine carbamoyltransferase encodes MMHFTSVHDVTNLDTLVQDALHLKQHPYQYKHLGENRTLGLIFLNPSLRTRLSTQKAATNLGMNVMVMNLDKEGWALETQDGAIMNGTTVEHIKEAAAVMGQYCDILGIRSFPKLQNRQEDYSEDLLQKFISYCKVPVISLESATRHPLQSLADLLTITENTPAWKRPKVVLTWAPHVKAIPQCVANSFAEWMSQAAVDLVITHPAGFELAEEFTKGATITHNQQEALKNADYVYVKNWSAYQDYGKMLPDAGEWMLTNEKLQASNKAKVMHCLPVRRNVELSDEILDGPDSLVLEQANNRTYAAQAVLKNILEQL; translated from the coding sequence ATGATGCATTTCACCTCTGTGCACGACGTAACAAACCTGGACACTTTGGTGCAGGATGCGCTGCACCTGAAGCAACACCCTTATCAGTATAAACACCTGGGTGAGAACCGTACGCTGGGACTAATTTTCCTTAACCCCAGCCTGCGCACCCGCCTAAGCACGCAGAAAGCGGCCACCAACCTGGGCATGAACGTGATGGTCATGAACCTGGACAAAGAAGGCTGGGCGCTCGAAACGCAGGATGGCGCCATCATGAATGGCACCACGGTAGAACACATCAAAGAAGCCGCCGCCGTAATGGGCCAGTACTGCGATATACTGGGCATCCGCTCATTCCCGAAGCTGCAAAACCGGCAGGAAGATTACAGCGAAGACCTGCTGCAGAAGTTTATCAGCTACTGCAAAGTGCCGGTTATCAGCCTGGAATCTGCCACGCGCCACCCTTTGCAAAGCCTGGCCGACCTGCTCACCATTACCGAGAATACGCCGGCATGGAAACGCCCCAAGGTGGTACTAACCTGGGCACCGCACGTGAAAGCCATACCGCAATGTGTGGCCAACTCTTTTGCCGAGTGGATGAGCCAGGCAGCGGTGGACCTGGTGATCACGCACCCGGCTGGTTTTGAATTGGCAGAGGAATTTACGAAAGGCGCAACGATCACGCACAATCAGCAGGAAGCATTGAAAAATGCCGATTATGTCTACGTCAAGAACTGGTCGGCTTACCAGGACTATGGCAAGATGCTGCCGGATGCAGGGGAGTGGATGCTCACCAATGAGAAGCTGCAGGCAAGCAACAAGGCAAAAGTGATGCACTGCCTGCCTGTGCGCCGCAATGTGGAGTTAAGCGATGAGATCCTGGATGGTCCCGATTCACTGGTGCTCGAACAAGCCAACAATCGTACGTACGCCGCACAGGCCGTGCTGAAAAACATACTGGAGCAACTATAA
- a CDS encoding RimK family protein produces the protein MRKIVVVDHPGDWEMVIEDVEVVDAQTYLTSTAYTDIRNARIFNLCRSYRYQSGGYYVSLLAEARGHKAIPSVTTMQDLKSPTIVRAITVEIEDLIKKSLASLRSKTFTLSIYFGQNVAQKYEKLCKQLHDLFQAPLLRAQFVYRDEWVLQSISPIPVNEVPEHHHKYMKRFAKAYFARHRFASARLTRKIYDLAILVDPAEKAPPSNDKAIQHFIEAAENMGFYTELITKDDYRRLPEFDALFIRETTAVNHHTYRFSRKAFADGLVVIDDPVSILRCTNKVYLAELLAKAKVPIPKTMIIHKDNRDQVEAELGLPCVLKKPDSSFSLGVVKAKDKAGLKRELDQMLEDSELIIGQEYTPTEYDWRIGILDKQPLYACKYFMAKGHWQIYNWNGEKKQDEEGDDEVVPFEEVPFHVLHTALKAANLIGDGLYGVDLKDIDGKAYVIEINDNPSIDAGCEDKILKKELYSAIIKSIKRRIDNQKMSRTNE, from the coding sequence ATGCGAAAAATCGTTGTAGTAGACCATCCCGGCGACTGGGAAATGGTCATAGAAGATGTGGAAGTTGTAGATGCACAGACATACCTGACCAGCACCGCTTACACCGATATTAGGAACGCCCGAATATTTAATCTCTGCCGCTCGTACCGATACCAGAGCGGCGGCTATTATGTGTCGCTGCTGGCTGAAGCGCGGGGCCACAAAGCCATCCCGAGCGTTACGACCATGCAGGATCTCAAAAGCCCGACCATTGTGCGGGCCATCACCGTCGAGATCGAGGACCTGATCAAGAAAAGCCTGGCAAGCCTGCGTTCTAAAACCTTTACCCTGAGCATTTACTTTGGGCAAAACGTGGCGCAGAAGTATGAGAAGCTTTGCAAGCAGCTGCACGACCTGTTTCAGGCACCGCTGCTGCGTGCCCAGTTTGTGTACCGCGATGAATGGGTACTGCAGAGTATTTCACCGATTCCGGTAAACGAAGTGCCCGAACACCACCACAAGTATATGAAGCGCTTTGCCAAGGCCTACTTTGCACGCCACCGCTTTGCCAGCGCCCGGCTTACGCGCAAGATCTATGACCTGGCCATACTGGTAGACCCAGCCGAAAAAGCGCCGCCTTCCAACGACAAAGCCATTCAGCATTTTATAGAGGCGGCCGAAAATATGGGCTTCTATACCGAGCTTATCACAAAAGACGATTACCGCCGCCTGCCAGAGTTCGATGCCTTATTTATCCGCGAAACTACCGCTGTAAACCATCATACTTACCGCTTTTCACGCAAGGCGTTTGCCGACGGGCTTGTGGTGATCGATGATCCGGTTTCTATTTTGCGCTGCACCAACAAAGTATACTTGGCCGAGCTGCTGGCAAAAGCCAAAGTGCCGATCCCTAAAACCATGATCATCCACAAAGATAACCGCGACCAGGTAGAGGCGGAGCTTGGCCTGCCCTGCGTTTTGAAGAAACCGGACAGCTCCTTCTCGCTGGGCGTGGTGAAGGCGAAGGATAAAGCAGGTCTCAAACGCGAGCTCGACCAGATGCTGGAAGATTCAGAGCTGATCATCGGCCAGGAGTATACCCCGACCGAGTATGACTGGCGCATCGGCATACTGGACAAGCAGCCGCTTTATGCCTGCAAGTATTTTATGGCCAAAGGCCATTGGCAGATCTATAACTGGAACGGCGAAAAGAAACAGGACGAGGAAGGGGATGATGAAGTAGTGCCTTTCGAAGAAGTACCCTTTCATGTGCTGCACACCGCCCTGAAAGCGGCCAACCTGATCGGCGATGGCTTGTATGGCGTAGACCTGAAAGATATTGACGGCAAGGCTTATGTGATCGAGATCAACGACAACCCTAGTATAGATGCCGGTTGCGAAGACAAGATCCTCAAGAAAGAGCTTTACAGTGCCATCATCAAGTCAATTAAACGCCGCATTGATAACCAGAAAATGAGCAGAACCAATGAGTAG
- a CDS encoding carboxylate-amine ligase yields the protein MSSQTSTLHLFEGFGVELEYMIVDARTLQVSPITDKLIYDEVGAYVSDVEFGEIAWSNELVLHVVELKTQLPAPSLAGLHLKFQEHVRKINGKLRKYNACLLPTGAHPLMDPYTETKLWPHEHNAVYEAYNRIFDCRGHGWANLQSTHLNLPFGNDDEFGKLHAAIRMVLPLIPALSASSPILDGKVSGYQDTRLEVYRHNQDKVPSVAGKVIPEAVFSKQDYEQHILQRIYHDIAAHDPEGILQEEFLNSRGAIARFVRDAIEIRLIDIQECPLADLAILQAVVAVIKALVAEHWVPLSELKQWNEDTLSALLLQVIKNGQQAVLTDQNFTRCFGFQGGENATVGELWKHLVAQTLPSDAQEEISEALNIILTKGNLSSRLLDALGQNPSEASIIQVYRQLSQCLESGDLFLPK from the coding sequence ATGAGTAGCCAGACCAGCACCCTGCACTTGTTCGAAGGATTCGGGGTAGAGTTAGAATATATGATCGTGGATGCCCGCACGCTGCAGGTCTCCCCCATAACCGATAAACTGATCTACGATGAAGTAGGCGCCTATGTGTCGGATGTGGAGTTCGGGGAAATTGCCTGGAGCAACGAGCTGGTGCTGCACGTGGTGGAGCTCAAAACCCAGTTACCGGCTCCTTCACTGGCAGGCCTGCACCTTAAATTCCAGGAGCATGTGCGTAAAATTAACGGCAAGCTGCGCAAGTATAATGCCTGCCTGCTGCCCACCGGCGCCCACCCGCTCATGGACCCCTACACAGAAACGAAGCTCTGGCCCCACGAGCACAATGCTGTCTACGAGGCCTACAACCGTATCTTCGACTGCCGGGGCCATGGCTGGGCCAACCTGCAAAGCACGCACCTGAATCTGCCCTTCGGCAATGACGATGAATTTGGCAAGCTGCATGCAGCCATCCGCATGGTGCTGCCGCTGATTCCGGCGCTGAGCGCTTCGTCGCCCATACTGGATGGCAAAGTGAGCGGCTACCAGGACACACGCCTTGAAGTCTACCGCCACAACCAGGACAAAGTGCCCAGCGTGGCAGGCAAGGTCATTCCGGAAGCCGTTTTCAGCAAGCAGGACTACGAGCAGCACATCCTCCAGCGCATTTACCACGACATCGCAGCACACGATCCGGAAGGTATTTTGCAGGAGGAGTTCTTGAACTCTAGAGGCGCCATAGCGCGGTTTGTGCGTGACGCTATCGAGATCCGGCTGATCGATATCCAGGAATGTCCGCTGGCTGATCTGGCCATACTGCAGGCCGTGGTTGCTGTGATAAAAGCCCTTGTTGCCGAACACTGGGTGCCGCTGAGTGAGCTAAAGCAATGGAATGAGGATACCCTCTCGGCGTTGCTGCTGCAGGTGATCAAAAATGGCCAGCAGGCGGTGCTGACGGATCAGAACTTTACCAGGTGCTTTGGCTTTCAGGGAGGCGAAAATGCCACAGTAGGGGAGCTTTGGAAGCACCTGGTGGCGCAAACGTTGCCTTCGGATGCCCAGGAGGAGATTAGTGAGGCGCTGAACATCATCCTTACAAAGGGCAACCTGTCCAGCCGCCTTTTAGATGCCTTAGGCCAAAATCCTTCCGAAGCGTCCATCATCCAAGTATACCGGCAACTTAGCCAGTGCCTGGAAAGCGGTGACCTTTTCCTTCCTAAATAA